AGGCAGTTTGTGAGGGATAAAGAAGCATACTTTGGCGTTGCGCCTAAAATGTTGCCAGAGCTGGAGAATCTTTTGGGCAGTATAGAATTTGATATTCAGAGAAACAAAAATGTTTCTCGCAGTTTTTCTTCCAAACAAGAACTTAAAAAACATTTTTCTTCCTCATGAAAATTCGTTTTCACAAGAATTTTGAGAAACAATACAAGAAATTAAAGAAAAAAGAACAAGAAAAAGTTCAGCAAAGATTAGAATTATTTTTGGAAAATCCATTTCATTCTCAACTCAACAATCATCCCTTAAAAGGAAAATATACTGATTACCGAAGCATAGACATAACAGGCGACCTAAGAGCAATTTATAAGTTTGTTAACGAGAATGAATGCATTTTTGTTATTATAGACAGCCACAGCAACTTGTATTTTTGAAAAATAGTTCTATGCCAGGTAGTATTGGCGCGTCGATCGCATTGGCAGATATCATAAACAAGCTAAAAAATAATAATTTTTTATGTTTAAATCTTTTGTAATATTAATTTTATTATTTTGTTTATTTTTGGTAGCGGTGACAATATTTGTATTTTTTTTAAACAATAGAAAAGACATGAGGATAAATGAGGTTTGTTTTGGAGATAAATGTTTTGAGGTTGAAGTGGCAGAGACAGCGGAAC
The sequence above is a segment of the Patescibacteria group bacterium genome. Coding sequences within it:
- a CDS encoding type II toxin-antitoxin system mRNA interferase toxin, RelE/StbE family: MKIRFHKNFEKQYKKLKKKEQEKVQQRLELFLENPFHSQLNNHPLKGKYTDYRSIDITGDLRAIYKFVNENECIFVIIDSHSNLYF
- a CDS encoding type II toxin-antitoxin system RelB/DinJ family antitoxin; its protein translation is MKTVINIKTNSEIKEAAQETAKELGLSLSTVINAYLRQFVRDKEAYFGVAPKMLPELENLLGSIEFDIQRNKNVSRSFSSKQELKKHFSSS